A window of the Loxodonta africana isolate mLoxAfr1 chromosome 3, mLoxAfr1.hap2, whole genome shotgun sequence genome harbors these coding sequences:
- the SMIM1 gene encoding small integral membrane protein 1 isoform X2, giving the protein MEPQESGVQYSRWKESGQDEVSMVTVTNSEEASWCQRVCRKLCAGKLGITMKVVGGVALFWAVFILGYITGYYVHKCK; this is encoded by the exons ATGGAGCCCCAGGAGAGCGGTGTCCAGTACAGCCGGTGGAAGGAAAGTGGCCAGGATGAAGTCAGCATGGTGACCGTGACTAACAGTGAGGAGGCCTCTTGGTGCCAGAG GGTCTGCCGGAAGCTGTGCGCGGGCAAGCTGGGCATCACCATGAAGGTGGTCGGAGGAGTAGCCCTCTTCTGGGCCGTCTTCATCCTGGGCTACATCACTGGCTACTATGTGCACAAGTGCAAATAG
- the SMIM1 gene encoding small integral membrane protein 1 isoform X1, whose product MGFLVSFLQISSCCAFKLLCPGLEPEGESMEPQESGVQYSRWKESGQDEVSMVTVTNSEEASWCQRVCRKLCAGKLGITMKVVGGVALFWAVFILGYITGYYVHKCK is encoded by the exons ATGGGTTTCTTGGTTAGTTTCTTGCAGATAAGTAGCTGCTGTGCCTTTAAGCTGCTGTGTCCAGGATTAGAACCTGAGGGAGAAAG CATGGAGCCCCAGGAGAGCGGTGTCCAGTACAGCCGGTGGAAGGAAAGTGGCCAGGATGAAGTCAGCATGGTGACCGTGACTAACAGTGAGGAGGCCTCTTGGTGCCAGAG GGTCTGCCGGAAGCTGTGCGCGGGCAAGCTGGGCATCACCATGAAGGTGGTCGGAGGAGTAGCCCTCTTCTGGGCCGTCTTCATCCTGGGCTACATCACTGGCTACTATGTGCACAAGTGCAAATAG